The following nucleotide sequence is from Lacinutrix sp. Hel_I_90.
TCTTAAACCCACTATTTTGCTGCCCAAATCTGCATAGTTTTCATGCAATTCTTTACTGAATTTTTCATTGGTTTGCGCTGGTCCAAAAAGAGCTAAGGCCTCGGTATCATTAATTTTAGAAACTATATTTTTAAAATAGTCTTTTAGCTGTTGCTTTTCTTTACCTAAATACGTGCTGTCTTGCACAACATCTTGTGGGCCACCTTTACCTTTGGAACCAGAGCCTCCTTTTACATGAAAATGATCCATGTTTGATGCCACTGTCGTGAGGGTTACCTTTTCGTTTTCTAGGGTTACAATCTTTGCGTGATCTTTATCTAACCAAATACCTGTTTTTTTCATCTTGAATATATTTTAATTTCTTAAATCATGCATAACTAGTACAGGAACCTTCATATTAAAATTCAATTCCTTTACCATTGGATGTGTAAGTACACTATCAAAAAAAGTGTGTTTTTTGTTTATAAAGGCGACCATATCACTAGGTCTACTTTCTACAAATAGATTTAAGGCGGTTTGAATAGAATGATTACTTAAGTTATGAAATGTCGTAGCTACTTCTTCAAAATAAGTTTCTAGCATTTTTTTTCGTTCCACCTGTTCTTCATTTAGTTTCCCATCTTTGGAAATATGTAAAACAGCAATAGTGGCCTCGCATTTTTTTGCGATGTCTACTAGATAATTTAATTCACGTTGCTTAAAATGTGTTTTGTAGCTTGTAGGGAATACTATTTCTTTAGGCAGTTTGTAAGTTGCGCTTTCTGGAACAACGATAACAGGACAATTACGTACCTTCTCCATTACATAAAGTGAGACACTACCAAAAGCTGATTTTCTTGAATTTGTTACACCTTTAGACCCCATCACAATAAGTTCAATATCTTTATCTTCAACGGTATCTTTTATGGCTTCTAATGGGTTATTGAAAGTTGAAATGGTGGTGAAATGATGTTTTGGGTTATTAAATGCTTTTAACGCAATTTTATCGAGAACTTGGGCTAAGCCCGTTTCAGAATTTTCTTGAGCCAATTCATACAATTCACTTCCAGGCTCCATGTTTATAAGACTATCTATAATATTACTGGTTGCAGAAAAGACATTGAGTATAAAAAAATCGCAGGAATCCGCTTTATATAATTCCATGGCATAAAGCATAGCATGCCAGGCATTGTTCGAAAAATCTGTAGGGAGTAGTATTCTTCTTTTCATGATATGTTTTTATTTTGACAACGTAGTAAAGTTAGCAGGACTTCAAATCTTTAGCAATGATATTTATCAGCTTAGGCCGGAATCACTAAAAAAGGAATAATAGGATGAAACCCTATTTTTTTTACAACTGGCTCATTAATTATTTTCTCGATAAAACTGTGTTCATAATTTACCATTACCAATAGGTTAATATTCAAATCTGTAATGAATTCATTAATGGCACTAGCTTTTTTAGTGTACTTAGGAAGCCAATGAAAACTGTGCTCGTACTGTTTTAAATAGTCGTGTAACATGTCTTTATTATATGTTTGAACACTTGTTAAATGGTCTTCAGTATTGATGTGTATTACCTTGATCTTAGAATTGTAAAGGCTGCTCATCGCTCTTAACGGATCTAATTCGATGTTACTATAATAACGATTAAAACCTGTTGGAAAGGCTATTTCCTTTGGAATAACAAAATCGAATTCATCGGGTACCACTAGAACAGGACAGTCTTTGATTTTACTTATAATGTGTACGGTATTGCTTCCAAAAAACACCTCTTTGGCTCCTGTGGCGCCCTTGGTTCCCATGACTACAAGGTCTATGTCATGTAACCGAATGCTATCATTAATAGCCGCTTCTAAATCTTTCTCATGTGCAATAATTTCAAACGTATGGTTTGTATTAGCATTGGCAACTCTGGCCATTTTTTTTAGATTGGTAAGTTCTTGTAACGCTTCGGCTCTTAAGGTCTCTATATATTTATTTGTAATATAAGATCTGGTTGCCGATGCTTTAAATTTTGTGGAATTTAAAAAGTAGAATGTACAGACTTCGTTAGTATAAAGCTTTAAAGCATAAACAGCAGCACTCCAGGCATTGTCCGAAAAATCAGTAGGTAATAGTATGTGTTTCATTTTAAATATTTTAA
It contains:
- a CDS encoding universal stress protein; its protein translation is MKRRILLPTDFSNNAWHAMLYAMELYKADSCDFFILNVFSATSNIIDSLINMEPGSELYELAQENSETGLAQVLDKIALKAFNNPKHHFTTISTFNNPLEAIKDTVEDKDIELIVMGSKGVTNSRKSAFGSVSLYVMEKVRNCPVIVVPESATYKLPKEIVFPTSYKTHFKQRELNYLVDIAKKCEATIAVLHISKDGKLNEEQVERKKMLETYFEEVATTFHNLSNHSIQTALNLFVESRPSDMVAFINKKHTFFDSVLTHPMVKELNFNMKVPVLVMHDLRN
- a CDS encoding universal stress protein; translated protein: MKHILLPTDFSDNAWSAAVYALKLYTNEVCTFYFLNSTKFKASATRSYITNKYIETLRAEALQELTNLKKMARVANANTNHTFEIIAHEKDLEAAINDSIRLHDIDLVVMGTKGATGAKEVFFGSNTVHIISKIKDCPVLVVPDEFDFVIPKEIAFPTGFNRYYSNIELDPLRAMSSLYNSKIKVIHINTEDHLTSVQTYNKDMLHDYLKQYEHSFHWLPKYTKKASAINEFITDLNINLLVMVNYEHSFIEKIINEPVVKKIGFHPIIPFLVIPA